The Pseudomonadota bacterium genomic sequence GCTGGGAGCCTACCTGAGCGCCGACGAGCTCGACACGCCCCTCGACTACGAGGCGCTGGCGGGCATCGGCGGCACGCTCGGTCACGGAGGCCTGGTGGTGTTCGATGACACGGTCGACATGGCCCGGCAGGCGCGCTACGCCATGGCGTTCTGCGCCCTCGAGTCGTGCGGCAAGTGCACCCCCTGCCGCATCGGCGCGGTGCGCGGGGTCGAGGTCATCGATCGCATCATCGCCGGCGAGGGGCGGGCGCGCGAGGCCGTCGTGCTCGACGATCTCTGTGCGACCATGACGAGCGCCTCGCTCTGCGCCATGGGAGGCATGACCCCCAATCCCGTGCTTTCCGCGGTGCGGAAGTTTCCCGCCGACTTCGGGCTGCAGCCGGCAGACGCCCCCTCGGCGTCGGTGACCTGAGCCCCACCCTGACCCCGCCCGAGAAAGACGGGCGAGCGACAAGACGAAGGAGAAATCAAGATGCAGTCGCGCGAGGTCGTCGATTACGGTACTCCCCAGCGCACGTCTGACACGCAGGTGACCCTCGAGATCGACGGCGCGCCGGTAACGGTGCCTGTGGGCACGTCGGTCATGCGTGCCGCTGCCGAAGCGGGGGTGCGCGTTCCGAAGCTGTGCGCCACCGACTCGCTCGAGCCGTTCGGCTCGTGTCGCCTCTGCCTGGTCGAGATCGACGGCCGGCGCGGCACTCCCGCGTCGTGCACCACGCCGGTCGAGCCGGGCATGAAGGTGCGCACCCAGTCAGAGACATTGTCGAAGCTGCGCCGCGGGGTGATGGAGCTCTACATCTCCGACCACCCGCTCGACTGTCTCACCTGTCCGACCAACGGCAACTGCGAGCTTCAAGACATGGCCGGCGTGGTGGGGTTGCGCGAGGTGCGCTATGGCCTTGACGGCGCCAGCCACACCCACGAGCAGAAAGACGAGTCGAACCCCTACTTCACCTACGATCCGTCGAAGTGCATCGTGTGCAGCCGCTGCGTGCGTGCCTGCGAGGAGACGCAGGGCACCTTCGCCCTCACCATCGATGGCCGCGGCTTCGGCTCGCGGGTTGCCGCAAGCCAGAACCAGCCGTTCTTCGACTCAGAGTGCGTGTCGTGCGGCGCCTGCGTGCAGGCCTGCCCCACCGCCACCCTCACCGAGAAGTCGATCATCGCCCACGGCCAGCCTGACCACAGCGTGGTCACCACCTGCGCCTACTGCGGCGTGGGGTGCTCGTTCCGCGCCGAGATGCAGGGCACGCGGGTGGTGCGCATGGTGCCCGAGAAGTCGGGCAAGGCCAACGAAGGGCACTCGTGCGTGAAGGGGCGCTTCGCGTGGGGGTACGCGACGCATCCCGATCGGGTGCTCACGCCCATGATCCGCAAGAGCATACACGACCCCTGGCGCGAGGTGTCATGGGAAGAGGCGCTTGCCTACGCAGCCTCCGAGTTTCGTCGCATTCAAGACAAGTACGGTCGCAATGCCATCGGCGGCATCACCTCGTCGCGTTGCACCAATGAAGAAGACTACCTTGTGCAGAAGCTGGTGCGCGCCGCGTTCGGAAACAACAATGTCGATACGTGCGCCCGTGTCTGCCACTCGCCCACCGGCTTCGGCTTGAAGCAGACCATCGGCGAATCGGCGGGCACCCAGACCTTCGAGTCGGTGGCGCACGCCGATGTCATCGTGGTGATGGGGGCCAACCCCACCGAGGCCCACCCGGTGTTCGCGTCGCGCATGAAGCGCCGCCTGCGCGAGGGGGCCCGGCTCATCGTCATCGACCCCCGGGCCATCGAGCTGGTCGATGCGCCACACATCAAGGCCGACGTGCACATCGCGCTGCGCCCGGGCACCAACGTTGCGGTGCTGAGCGCCCTG encodes the following:
- a CDS encoding formate dehydrogenase subunit alpha, which gives rise to MQSREVVDYGTPQRTSDTQVTLEIDGAPVTVPVGTSVMRAAAEAGVRVPKLCATDSLEPFGSCRLCLVEIDGRRGTPASCTTPVEPGMKVRTQSETLSKLRRGVMELYISDHPLDCLTCPTNGNCELQDMAGVVGLREVRYGLDGASHTHEQKDESNPYFTYDPSKCIVCSRCVRACEETQGTFALTIDGRGFGSRVAASQNQPFFDSECVSCGACVQACPTATLTEKSIIAHGQPDHSVVTTCAYCGVGCSFRAEMQGTRVVRMVPEKSGKANEGHSCVKGRFAWGYATHPDRVLTPMIRKSIHDPWREVSWEEALAYAASEFRRIQDKYGRNAIGGITSSRCTNEEDYLVQKLVRAAFGNNNVDTCARVCHSPTGFGLKQTIGESAGTQTFESVAHADVIVVMGANPTEAHPVFASRMKRRLREGARLIVIDPRAIELVDAPHIKADVHIALRPGTNVAVLSALAHVIVTEGLHNTAFVAERCESKAFDDWRAWVTREENAPEALAPEIGVDAETLRKAARLYASGGNAAIYYGLGVTEHAQGSTAVMGIANLAMLTGNVGRLGVGINPLRGQNNVQGSCDMGSFPHELPGYRHVSDATVRGAFEAVWGVTLQPEPGLRIPNMFDAALDGSFKGLYCQGEDIAQSDPNITHVAAALSLMECIVVQDIFLNETAKYAHVFLPGSTFLEKDGTFTNAERRISRVRKVMPSRSGKADWEITVALSNALGYPMRYSHPSEIMAEIAALTPTFAGVTYEKIDRLGSIQWPCNDAAPEGTPIMHVDAFVRGKGKFLITQYVATEERVTRKYPLLLTTGRVLTQYNVGAQTRRTENARWYGEDLLEIHPHDADDRGIHDGDMVGLASRAGDTVLRAVVTEKVQPGVVYTTFHFPESGANVVTTESSDWATNCPEYKVTAVQVMPASRLSEWQRH
- a CDS encoding formate dehydrogenase — translated: LGAYLSADELDTPLDYEALAGIGGTLGHGGLVVFDDTVDMARQARYAMAFCALESCGKCTPCRIGAVRGVEVIDRIIAGEGRAREAVVLDDLCATMTSASLCAMGGMTPNPVLSAVRKFPADFGLQPADAPSASVT